AAGGCCGCCTTCGCCGGCCCCGGGGAGCTCGAAGGGCTCGATGCGGTGGGTGGCGCTCGCCGTGCTCGCGGCGGTCATCGCGGCGTTCCTCGCGGGCTTCCACCTCGGCTACACGACGCTCGCGGGCGCGTCGGTGCTCATGATCGCCGCCCGGGAGGACCCGAGGAAGGTGTTCGCGCGGGTCGACTGGACCCTGCTCGTTTTCTTCTGCGGCCTCTTCATCGTGGTCGCGGGGCTCGGGAAGACGGGCCTCGTGGAGCGCGCGTGGGCCGCGAGCGCGCAGTACCTCGTACCGGACGGCGCCCTCGGCTACGGGGCGATAACGGCCTTCCTCGTGGGCGGCTCGAACCTCGTGTCCAACGTGCCGATGACGCTGATCGCGGCGCCGTTCGTGCCGGCGCTCGGCCTCGGCGACTCGGGCTACGTGCTGCTCGCCTTCGTCACGACGGTCGCCGGGAACCTCACCCTGCTCGGCTCGGTCGCGAACATCATCGTCGCGGAGATGGCCCGAAAGGAGTACGACCTAGGCTACGTGGAGTACCTGAAGTTCGGCGCGGTCTCGACCGTGCTCGTGCTGGCGGCGGGCGTCGCGGTGCTCGCCCTCATGGCGTGAAGCGATGAACGACCCCAAGAAGCCGCCGCGCCTCGACGCCGTCGTCCGCGAGCGGTTCTCGCTCTCCTGGGGCCGCGCCCGCGACCGGATCCGCGCGGGCAAGATCTCGGTCGACGGACGGGTCACCCTGGACATCGGGACCGAGATCCCCGAAGGCGCGGCGATCGACTTCACCCCCGACGCGCGGCGCCCGCGGCCCGAGGACGCGCTCCTGCCGACGTCGGCGATCGTCCACCTCGACAACGACATCGTCGTCGTCGACAAGCCGTCCGGGCTGCTGACCGTGCCGTACGAGCCGGGCGATCGCCCCACGCTCGACGTCCTCCTGCGGGCCGTCCTGTTCAAGCGGAGCAAGCGGGAGAGCGCGTCGGCCGGCCGGAGGAGCGCCTTTGTGCACGTCGTCCATAGGCTCGATCGCAACACCTCCGGGCTGCTCGTGTTCGCGAGGAACGGCGCGGCGCTGGCCCGGCTGAAGGAGCAGTTCAAGCTCCACTCGGCCGAGCGGCGGTACCTCGCGCTCGTGCACGGGGAGCTCTCGCCGCGCACGTTCGTGAGCCACCTCGTCCAGGACCGCGGCGACGGGCTGCGGGGATCGGTGGAGCGCACGCCGCGATGGATCAAGCCGCGGACGAAGACCGGCAAGACGGCGGTGACGCACGTCGAGGTGCTCGAGCGGCTCGGCGCGGCGACCCTCATCTCGTGCCGCCTCGAGACCGGGCGCACGAACCAGATCCGCATCCACCTGAGCGAGGCCGGCCACCCGATCGTGGGCGAGACGATGTACCTCCGCGACTACGCGGGCCCGGTGCTCGCCGCGCCGCGGCTCATGCTGCACGCGGCGGAGCTCGGCTTCGTCCACCCGGGAAGCGGCGCGCTCGTCCGCTTCTCCTCACCCGTGCCGGGCGAGATGGCGGCGTTCCTCGATGTCCTGAGATCGGGGAACTGTCGCATGGGCGACCGGCCGGTCGCCCCTACTGCACCTTGACCTTGATCTCGACGCTCTTGTCGCCGGCGGTCACGCCGATCTTCGTCTCGCCCATGCCGACGGCCGTGACGAGGCCCTTCTCGTCGACGGTCGCGACCGAGGTGTCGTAACACTCGTACGAGACGGGGAACCCCGCGGCCGGCTGCGCGTTCTCGTCGAGCGGCTTGCCCTCCACCTTCGCGGTCTTGCCGACCTTCAGCTTGAGGAGCGCCGTCGAGACGCCGAGCTCGAACGGGCCGGGGGTGAGCACCTCGACCTCCACCTCGGCCCTGAGATCCTTCGCGGTCGCGACGACCGTCGTCTTGCCCGGGGCGACGCCGCGGATCTCGCCGCGGGAGCCGACCACCGAGGCGATCTTGGGATCCGAGGACTCCCAGACGACCTCGCCCGCGATCGGCGCGCCGGTCTCGTCCGCGATGGTCGCGTCGACCTTCTGCACCTGGCCCATCCAGAGCTCGAGGCTCTTCGTGTCGGTGTTGAGCGCCTTGTAGAGCGCGACGGTGACCATGGCGAGGCCGGTCGCCGCGCCGGCGGTCCCGTTGATCTCGACCCGGCCGCTGCCCACCACCTTCATCTTGCCGGTCACGGGATCGATCGTGCACACGGTCTCGTCGAGCGAGCTCCAGGTGACCGTCACGTCCGGGATCGGCTTGTCCTCCCGGTCGAGGACCTTCGCGGTGAACGTCGGCGACACGTCCGCGCTGTTGATCGTCAGGTCCGGCGGAGAGACCTCGACGGTCACCGGCGTGGGCGTGCAGCCGAAGCCGAGAGCCGCCGACAGGACCACGACCACCGCGAGCGCCTTCATCGTGCTTTTCATCTTCCCCACCTCGTTGGTTGGAACGGCCGCGAAGGCCGCGTATGGCCGCTGTAACGCGCGCCGCGCTCCACTGTCAATGGAGTCGATTTTCCGCAACCTCCCGCTTCGTGGCCCCTGCGCCGACCATCCCATGACTCTCATGATTCCCATTCTTTCCCATCTTCTCTTCGGCCAGAGGCTCCGCTTTGCTTCTGTGAGGCTGCGCGCCGCTGTCGAGCCACAAAACTTTGCTGTCGAGACAGAGAAGTTTGCTGTCGAGCAACGACGCGCGGTGACCGCGAAGCAGAATTTTGTGGCCGCGACACAGAACTCTGCTGTCGAGCCACAAGAGTTTGCCGTCGAACAGCGAGACTTTGCCGTCGAGCAGCGACGCGCGGTGACCGCGAAGCAGAACTTTGTGGCCGCGAAGCAACACGTCGCGGCCGCGAAGCGGGATCCTGTTGCACCGAAGCAACACCTCGTGGCCGCGAAGCGGGAACCTGTTGCCGAAAAGCAACACCTCGTGGACGCGAAGCGGGAACCTGTTGCGGCGGTACACCTCGTGTCCGCGAAGCCCTCACCCCCTGTGATACCGGGGCGTTCTTTGCTCCCTCTCCCGGCGGGAGAGGGCAGGGTGAGGGCTCTTGGCATCGCCCTTGCAAAAGGCCTGATCAGCAACACCCCGCCCGAGTGAAACGCGAGGGCGGGCAACGAAAGGACGCCGCGATGAAGATGAAGCGCACTTTGCACCCGCAGAAGACGTTCGACGACGATTTCGACGCGTTCGCCCGGCTGTGCCAGGTCAACGGCTGGGAGGTGCTGGGCATCGGCGGCGGCGAGCTGCTCGCCGAGGTCGAGGCGCAACGCTCCGAGCGCTCCGAGCTCGAGGCGCTCCACGCCCAGTACGTGGAGCGGCGCGAGCGGTTCGCCGAGGCGCAGGAGGCGAGGTACCTGAAGTTCCTCGCCATGCTGAACGCCGTCCGCGGCCGGTTCCGCGACGACAAGGTGGTGCTCGCCAGTCTCGCGCGGTTCAAGCGCTCGGCCGGAAGAACGCGAAAGGCGAGCGAGGAGGCCGCTTAGATGCCCGCCGTTCTTGGTCCCGACCCCGACAGGGGCGGCTTCCGAGCCGCCCCTATTTTTTTATCTGTCGCCGAGGATCTCGCGGATCGTGGGGTAGTGGCCGTCGTTGATGGCGCCGGTGCGCACGCACCGCACCGCGCCGCCCGGGCCGGCGAGGACGTTCACCGGGATCGCCGTGTCGGGCGGGAGGCCGAGCGATCCGAGCCACGGGCGCAGCGTCTCCTGGCGCGAGAGCCGCAGCGAGTTGTACGGCGTGATCGTCGGCCGCTCGGCGAGGAAGGATCGGAGGACGGCGGGCTCCTCGTCGATCGACAAGAACCAGAGATCCACCGCCACCCCGTCGCGCTTCAGCGCCTCCATCCAGCGCGTGATGAGCGGCATCTCGCGCAGGCACGGCCCACACCAAGTCGCCCAGAGGTTCACCCAGATCCAGCCGCCGCCGGACGGCCCGCCCGCGGTCCCGCCGCTCCGCGCGTCCTCGACCTGCGGCACGGCGAGCCGCGGCCCCCTCCCCGGCTCGTAGTGCACGTCGCACCACTCGCTCGCCGAGGCGGTCGGCTTGGTCGCCTTCACGGCGTTCACGCGCGCCGGGAGCTCGACCGGGCCGGCCGGCTCCTCGGTGCCGCACGCGGCGGCGAGCGACGCGGCGGCGAACAGGAGCGCCACGGCGACCGGGCGCCGCGCTACAGCCGACAGTCGATCCATGCGATGAACGCCGACCGGTTCAGCTCGTTGCCCGAGCACGGTCCCTCGGGTTTGGAACGCGTCCATTGGCAGTACTCCTCTTCGAGCTGCGCGAACTCCTCGCCGAGCCACAGGAGGCCGACCTCCTGCTCGAGGTCGGGATCGTTGAAGCGGGTCTTCAGGTAGCCCAGCACCGCGCCCGCCCTGGCCTGGGACAGCGCGCGGTTCTTCTCGACCGCGCCCTCGGGCGAGGAGCGCGACACGACGAAGAAGTAGGACGCGCCGCGCTGGTCCGCGAACTTCTGCTCGAGGAGCGCGATCGCGTTGGGGTCGAGATCGGCCTTGCCCTGCTCGAACTGGATGATCGCCGCGCGGCTCGCGAGCGGCTTGAACAAGGCGTTGAAGTCCGGGCCGGACATGGACGCGACGCTCTTCGCCTCCATCGGCTGGCAGCCGCGCCCGGCCTGGCCGTCCTTGACGAGGCCGCACGACGTGAGCACGCGCCGCAGGATCTGCTTGAGCTCGGGCGTGCAGTACGTCTCGTCGGTGGCGGCCGCGATGGCGACGCCGCTGTCGCTCTTGCCGACGGCCATCTCCTGCGCGAGCCTGTCCCCTGCCGCGCCGACCCACGAGCCGACCGTCGCCGAGAGCGCGATGAGGATCGCCAGCGCCGCGATGATCTGGAAGTGTATCGTCTTCATGAAGGCACCCCTACCGCCCCGCCGCCGGCGCGTTCGCTGGCGCGGTGCGGCCGGTCCCGCCGGTCGCGAGCAGCCGGTTCAACGCGAACTCCAGGCCGAGATCCGAGTCCTCGTCGCAGAGCTTGACGCCGTTCACGAACAGCTGCGGCGTCATGACCCGCGACGAGTTGGAGATGATCCACCGCAGCGACCGGTTCACCTTGGTCTTGACCGCGGGCTTGCCGACGCACTCCGCAACGAACGGGAACTGCATCTTGATCTTGGCGGTCAGCGCCTTCGGATCGTTCGTCGCAATGGCGCGCAGCTCCTCCTGGTTCTCGAGCGACCAGTCCAGGACCTCCTCGGCGCGATCCCCGGCGCAGAGCACCGCCTCGCTGACCGTGCACGCCCCGGGGTGCATCGACTCGGAGACCATCCAGTTGCACGTCTTGTCGAGCGGGAACATCACGGCCTCGAGCTCGAGCCGGTCGATGAGGCCGCTCGCGTCGAGCCGGTCGTGGAACGCCTTGCACGCGGGGCACAGCGGGTCGACGAGCTCGATCGCCTGCGCCCCGCCCGGGCTCCTGTGGAGCGCGACGCGGACGTCGTACTTGTCCTCGGGGTGCATGAGCTCGCCGCAGCGCGCCATCTCGTCCGTGTAGGCGGGCTTCATGGCGAAGAAGACCGCGAGCGGCACCGCGACGAACAGCACCCCCTCCGCGAAGGAGAGGCCGTAGAAGCCCCACGGCGCGCCCTCCGGCGCCTCCGGCTTCGGCAGCTTGCGCGAGGCGACGAACGCCGCGACGGCCGCGATCAGCGCGCCGAACGACGCGACGTAGACGCCGACGCAGTTCTTGCACACCACGCCGATGACGTTGACGGAGATGACCCAGTAGACGATGGAGACGACGGACGGCAGCGCGGCCGCCGCGACGGCGAACGCCACGTGCGCGGGCCGGAGCTGGGCGGTCTTCTTCACGACGAGCGCGATCGCGAAGAGGAAGAGGAACGCGAACACGCTCAGGCTCGGGAGCGCGATCGGGACGCCGCCCCAGGTGGAGTCGCGCAGCACCGAGGAGTACGGGCTCATCATCACGGCGAAGCAGCCGCTCGTGGTGCCGGTGCCGCCGTCCCCCACCCCCGGGATGAAGGAGCACGTGATCGAGTGGACCTGCCTGTCGAGGTGCGCGACGAAGTCGTAGGTCGAGACCGCCGAGAACGCCACCCCCAACGCCGCGAAGAGGGCGACGGCGAGGAGCAGCAGCTTCACGATCTTGCTCATTTACACATGACCTCCGGTCGGTGGAAACGGCGGCGAGACGTTGCCCGGCCGCCGCCGAAACGCGTATATCCTAATCACCATTCCCGCAAAAGGCCAATTGGCGGCGGGGCTCAGCGGCAGGCGACGGCGCCCTCGTCGCCCACCGCGAACAGCTCGCCGGTCGGCGCGGCCCAGACGTCCGAGAGCGGGAAGTCGAACGGCCCGTCGAGCAGCTCGAAGCCGGCGCCGTCGTAGAGGACGATCGCGCCGCCGGAGGTGTCGTAATCCACGCCGACGGCGTAGACCTCGTCCGCGCTCCGGCCGTGCACGGCGCGCAGGCCGACGCTCAAGGCGAGCCCGCCGAGATCCCGCGGGGACCACGAGGAGCCGTCGAACACGTAGAACACCGACTCGGCCAGGAGCGAGTCCTCGCCGACCGCGAACACGTCGTCCGCGCCGGCGCCCCACACCGACGCCACGTCGACGAACGTCACGTCCACGCCGGCCGAGGCGGACGCCCACGCGCCGCCGCTCGAGTGCACGATCGACGCCGTCCCCACGGCCCAGACGTCGGTCGCCGAGCTGCCCCAGACGTCGGAGAGCGGGCCGCCGGGGACGCCCGCTACCGTCTCCCACGCGGCGCCGTCGAAGTGGGCCACCGCCGGACCCATCAGCCCGCCGACCGCGTACACGTCGCCGGCGGACGATCCCCAGACGCCGTGCAGGGGATCCATGAACTCGAGCGTGAAGACGTCCCACGTCGAACCGTTGTAGCGCACGACGACCAGCGTCTCGGCGACGGCGAAGACGTCCTCGGCTGCTGCGCCCCACACGCCGCTGAGCCCCACCAGGCCGAGCCCGGGGTCGAGCGCGTTCCAATCCGTGCCGTCGAATCGGTACACCAGGGTCTCGGACAGCGTGACGCCGCCGACGACGTAGACATCCGTCGCGGACGCGCCCCACACGCCCGCGAGCCTGCCGAGCGCGACGACCTCCCACGTGCACTCGTCGGTGTCGGTGTCCGTGTCCGTATCGGTGCCGGTGTCGGTGTCCGAGTCCGTATCCGTGTCCGTGTCCGTGTCGACATCCGTATCCGTGTCGACGTCCGTGTCCGCGTCGGACGCGTCGGCCTCGATATCGCCGAGCGCGACATCCGTCCCGCATCCGGCGATCGACAACGCGAGAACGAGCGGCGACACCATCACGGCGGAGGATCTCCACGTCGGGAGCATTGTGCCGCCCTCCCTCACTCGATGATGGGATTCGGGTTGATGACGCGGACGCCCACCCCGCCCAGGTAGCCGTACGAGTTCGCCGGCGAGACGCCAACCACGGAGAGCCCGAACGGCTCGTCCGAGGCGATCGAGTGCGTGCCGTCCAAGCAACCCGTCGAATTCTCGGGGTTGTCGATGAGGAACCGGCCCACCTCCCACTCGCTCGCCGACCCAACGGCTTCGAACGCGCCGTCCGGCAGCGGCCCGAGGCAGTCGAGCGTGATCTCGACGCCGGCCTCGCGCACGACGATGATGTGGTCGTATCTGAAATCGAAAACGTTGTCTGTATTGAATGTGTAGCGATTGAGGAACTGCCCGGCGGGCGGAGACTGCAGCATCATGGGATCACCGTCGCCGCCGTTGCAGCCGCCGGCGTAGTCCACGCCCATCATCAGCTGATAGGCGAAGAACGGCGCCTCCGGGTGCGCGGGATCCTCGGGGGTGTCGAAGGTGCCCCACGCCAGGTAGTCCCCCGGCGCGTCGAACTCGAGGAGCTCGCCCTGCTGCGCGAAGGTGTGGCTCCCCCCGACGGGCGCCGGCACCGGGGGATCGAAGAACACGGTCATTCCGTCCGCGCCGGCGATCACGCGCCACCGCACCGGATCCTGGTCCCCGGTGCAGGTCCCGCGCGCCATGTGCCTCGCGAGCACGGTGCTCGTTCCCCACGCCGCGAGCGGCAGGATCTGCTCCTCCACGTGGTCGCACGCCGCGTACGCCCCGCTCGGCACGTTGGCGCAGGAGTGCCCACCGAACACGACCACGGGCTTGTCGGCCAGCACCGCGGTCCCGGTGAGATCCGCGTCGAGGGTCGTCGGGCTCAGGGAGATGACGTCGAACGCGTCGAGGGAATACGCCACGGTCTCCACTCCGGCAACGAACGGCCCTACGCCATTGAGGCTCGGGACGTCGGTGGCCGGGATGAACGAGATCTGCGTGTCGTCCTCGGTGGCCACGACCGTCACCTGCGACGTGAGCTGCGGCCACGTTGCACCCGGCCCGTGGCCCCACGCGGCGACGATGTACGTCCCGTCCAGGCTCGTCCGCGGGATGAGCAGCGACGCGTCCGTTGAGTACAGCTCGATGCCGTACGGATTCCACTGGTAGGCGAGCACGGGCACGTCGGAGGTCAGCCGGAATCCGGCGGCCAGGCCGATGCCCTGGATCTCGAGCTGGTGGGGCGAGACGAGACAGGCGGACGAGCACGCCACCTCGATGATGTCGAGCTGCCCGGGGACGAGGGTCACCGTGTAGATCACCCCGTCGACGCCGTCCTCGAGGGTCACCACGGCGTCCTGATCCTCCTGTGGATTCGACACGACGACCGCGTAGGTCTCGGGATCGCAGGCGTCCCAGTTGTCCACGTCGGCCACGAAGAAGTCGCAGCCGACCGAGGTCATCGCCGCGGCCGCCTCCTCGCACGTCGTGGGGATGACCGGGCCGTCGTACCCCGTGTCGGTGTCGGTGCCGGCGTCCGGATCCGTTTCCGTTTCCGTATCCGCGTCCGTATCCGTGTCCGTGTCCGCGTCCGTGTCCGCGTCCGTGTCCGCGTCCGCGTCGCCGCCGCCGACGTTGCCGGCGCCCTCGCACCCCGCCGCGAGCGAGGCGATGACGAACGAACCGGCCAGCGTCATCCAGATCTTCATTTCGCCCCCTCAGCGCCTCGCGCTAGCGCTTCTGATACGTCCCGACGAGCGCCGCCTCGGCGATGATGTGGCCTTCCATGGCGCGCAGGAGCTCCGCCTTCGTGGCCGCGCCGAGATCCGGCAGGACGACGTCCAACGCATACAGCTTGTGGAAGTAGCGGTGGCGCCCGATGGGCGGGCACGGGCCGCCGTAGCCCGTCCGCTTCCAGTCGTTCGAGCCGCTCCTCGCGCCGGCCGGGAGCTCCTTCGCCCCCTCCGGGAGGCCCGACGCTGCCGTCGGGAGGTTGTACAGCACCCAGTGCACCCAGGTCATCTTGGGCGCCTTGGGATCGGGCGCGTCCGGATCGTCCACGATGAGCGCGAGGCTCTTGGCGCCCGCCGGCACGGCGCTCCACGCGAGCGGCGGCGAGCTGTCCTCGCCCTGGCAGGTGTGCTTCGCGGGGATCTCCTTCCCCTCGGCGAACGCGGTCGATGTGATCGTCATCTTGGACATGCTCGCTCCTCCCGGCTCGGCGGCCGCGGCGTGACCTGTCGTCTGGCACGCGGGCAGCGCGGCCAGCGCCATCACGACCGCGGCGCGGCAAACGGCGTTCGCTCTCATCGAACCCTCCGGCTTAGGCGGCCTCTTCCGCTCCGGGGCCGATCGTAGTGCCAGCGGTCCCCCGTGACAAGGTCCCCCGTGACAAGGTTGACAGCCGCGGCGCGCGCCGCGACAATCCCGCCGGTTCCGATGCGGAGGTGCGCCGTGCCTATCTACGAGTTCAAGTGCAAGAGATGCGGCTCCGACTTCGAGGAGCTCGTCTTCGGCTCCGCGGAGGGCGTCGCGTGCCCGAGGTGCGAGTCGATCGACGTCGACCGCCTGATGTCCGCGTTCGCCTTCAAGAGCGGGGAGAAGTTCACGCCCTCGTCCGGCTCGTCCGGCTGCTCCTCCTGTCATTCGTCGAGCTGTTCGAGCTGCAAGCACTGAGCCGGGGCGCGGTGAACGACGGAGCTCAATCGAACGCGTAGGCGTGGATCTCGTAGCCCATCGAGTCGCCGAGGTGGTCCGTGGGGTTCGCCGGGCGTATGTGGAAGAACATCATCTGGTCGTCACCCGGGTACCCACCCTCGGGCTGGGAGTCGAACACGACCGGCGACCCGTCCAGGATCTGCACCATCGAGTCCAGCAACTCCCCGCTGTCCGGGCAGTAGCCCGTGCCGATGTCGAGCCCGGCGCCCCACTCCGCCTGCCCGTCCCCGATCGTGAACAGCACGATCCCGAGGATGCGGGAGGCGGCCGACGGAGCGTTCCAGTGGTGCTTCACGTCGACCTCCTGCGTGCCGTCATAGTCCGCGGGGATGGATATCGTCCCGCCGAACTCGTCGGTGAACTCGACGACGTAACCGTTGTTGACGACGACCACGGTGACAGGCTCGGTCTCGGCGATCTTGTCCGCGGTGTCCACGGCGCGCACGGAGATCGGCAGGATGGAGCCGTCCGCGAGCGCGGTCGTGTCCCAGGAGACGGTGAACGGATCCGCGGTCGACGACGCGGCGACCTCGCCGTCCACGAGGAGCTCCACGGTCGCGATCCCGACGTCGTCCGTCGCCGTCACCTCGACGCCGAAGGTGCCGGACACGCCCTGGTACGACAAGACGTTGTCCATCGTGACGGCCGGGTTCTCGAGGTCCTCCTGCTCCGTGTCGCTCGGCCCAGACGACCCGTCCTCGTCGCAACCGATCGCCGCAGCGGCGGCGATCGCGAAAACCACGCCCAGCATCCACTTCGTCCTCATGTTCCTCTCCTTCCCTCGGCCCGCGACTTGGGTTGTAGGCTCAGGCGAGCTCAGTCGGCGACGCACCGCAGGAACAGCTCGTCGTTGGCGGGCCGCGCGATCTCCGGTTCGACGACGACGGTCCATCCGCGACCGCAGCCGGCGCGGCGGTCGGTGTCGGTCCCGATCTTCCACTCGGAGGTCTCCAGCTCTTCGATCCGCTCGTACCTCTCGTCGATCCTGTCGGGGACGACCCGGAAGACGCGGCAGCTGCTCCGCACATCCTCGCGAACAGCGGCCGCCGCGTCGGCCGCCCAGGGGGAGTCGTCGAGCGGCACGAAGAGCCCGTCCCCACCTACGCCCGCGGCGAACGGGGCTTCGCTCGCCCCGATGAGGCTCTCCGGAACGCAGGCCTGGTTGGCATTGCGCCGCGCGATGCTGTCCGAGAGAACCTCGATCTGCGCGGTGAAGGCCGGATCGTCCGCGTCCTCGACGAACACCGGCACGACCTCGGCGCCCAGCTGCACGAGGTGGTCGACGCTGGCGCGAAGCCGGCGGGGCAGCGCGCTGGTCTTGCCCGCGTCCGGATCCGCCGGCGACACCGTCCGCCGCACGATACCGATGACGAGATCCCTGATGTCCCAAACGAGCCCGTGCGCAACCTCGTTGAAGTCGATGCCCTCCTCGTAGTCGCCAGGCGGCAGGCCGAAGTAGTCGTCCATCTCGACGCTGTCGCAGTACGTCTCGGCGATGAGGTCGTCGGCCGGCAGATCCGAGAGGCTGTTCGAGCTGTTGTTCACGTTCAGGTACACGCCCTCGCTGCAGTCGTCGCCCGACACCGCGAGGATCAGCACGTTGACGCCCGAGTACGTCGCGTCCTTCTCCTCCATCGACGGCCCCTCGTATCCCAGCCCGTCGAAGCCTGCCCGGAGGTACTGCCGCCACTGGCAGCTGCCGGCAGGATCGCCGGGCGCCATGAGCGGCACGGGCCCCTCGCCGCCTCCCGTGAAGGCGTTGAGGGACGTCGTCTTCATTTCGTTCAACCAGTTCGAAATGGCGTCCGACGCCAGATCGACCGGGTTGTCGCCGTCCTGCAACTCGTTGATGATCGACGGGTAGTCGATCCCGGCGATGTCCGCACCGTCGATGCTCCCGTCGATGATGACGGAATCCGCCGTGATCGGCCCCGGAGTGCAGGCGCTCGTGTCCGGGAGACCGGCCATCGCGAGGGCGTTGTCGTCACCGTTGCTGATCCCGCGGTCCGCGCTGCTCAGCATGTAGAGCGTGGCGGCCACGTCCTCTTGGAGCAGCAGCGCCTCGAGGAACTCCGGCTCCTTGATCATCGCGGCCAGCTCGTCCCCCTCCTCCGTCTCGTCGAGGACGGTCATCGCCGTGAGCACCGGCGTCCGCAACGCGAAGTCGCGGCTCTCCGAGCCCAGCGGCACCGCCCCGTCTCCGAGCTCGAAGATCTCGGCACCCTCGCCGCCGGTCGCGCCGCCGAGAACCCACGCGCTCCGGTTCTCGAGAACGGCGATCGCGTGGCCCAGTCGCTCCGCGCGCATCTGCGGCGTGAACCCCGCGTCTTCCGCGTACCACAACGGCCTCTCGTCGGCCGCGTCGGCGATCAAGGCCGAAGTGTCCCTGCTCGTCGTGTCGCCGCCCATGACGAAAACGTCGACGAACGGCGCGCTCTCCTTCGAGGAAAGGTCCATCACCACGGGAGTCTCCGGCACCTCGTCGCGGCCGCCGGCACCCTCGGACACGCTCGTCACCCCGCAGCCGGAGAGCCCCACGAGCGCCCAGTCGCTCCCGGGCGCGCCGCCCACGGGATTCTCGCCGCCTATCATAGCGAACCTGTCGCGCGCGCCGACCGGCGTCAGCGCCCCGCCGACGCGCGGCGCGATCCGGCCGTTCGAGTCGGCGTCCGCCCCGGTGCAGCCGTCCGTGCCGTCGCCGTCCTCGACCGCGCTCGAGACGCTCACGATGCCGTCGCCGTCTACGACAACGATCTGCCCAATCGCGTTCACGGCCGACATCGCGGGCGCCTCCGGCTCGGCGCCGCTCGGGGACGGCCAGATCTCGGCTTCCTGCTCCCCATAAGGATCGACGACGCAGAGCTGGGCGCCGGGCAAGATCACGCGCCCGCTGTGGACGAGCACGTCCCCGTCGCGCGTCAGCGCCGGCACGATTCCGGCCGAGACGGGCGGGGCGCAGGGGACGTCCACGGTGCTGAACGCCCCGGTCTTCGTGTCGAAAACCTCGAGCGCATCGACAGGTCCGTTCCCGCCGTCGGCGATGACCACGAGCGCGTGCCGCCCCGGCGGCTCGACCGAGATCGCGCGGTGGCCGATCCGCTT
This window of the Pseudomonadota bacterium genome carries:
- a CDS encoding RluA family pseudouridine synthase → MNDPKKPPRLDAVVRERFSLSWGRARDRIRAGKISVDGRVTLDIGTEIPEGAAIDFTPDARRPRPEDALLPTSAIVHLDNDIVVVDKPSGLLTVPYEPGDRPTLDVLLRAVLFKRSKRESASAGRRSAFVHVVHRLDRNTSGLLVFARNGAALARLKEQFKLHSAERRYLALVHGELSPRTFVSHLVQDRGDGLRGSVERTPRWIKPRTKTGKTAVTHVEVLERLGAATLISCRLETGRTNQIRIHLSEAGHPIVGETMYLRDYAGPVLAAPRLMLHAAELGFVHPGSGALVRFSSPVPGEMAAFLDVLRSGNCRMGDRPVAPTAP
- a CDS encoding Ig-like domain-containing protein; this encodes MKSTMKALAVVVVLSAALGFGCTPTPVTVEVSPPDLTINSADVSPTFTAKVLDREDKPIPDVTVTWSSLDETVCTIDPVTGKMKVVGSGRVEINGTAGAATGLAMVTVALYKALNTDTKSLELWMGQVQKVDATIADETGAPIAGEVVWESSDPKIASVVGSRGEIRGVAPGKTTVVATAKDLRAEVEVEVLTPGPFELGVSTALLKLKVGKTAKVEGKPLDENAQPAAGFPVSYECYDTSVATVDEKGLVTAVGMGETKIGVTAGDKSVEIKVKVQ
- a CDS encoding TlpA family protein disulfide reductase translates to MDRLSAVARRPVAVALLFAAASLAAACGTEEPAGPVELPARVNAVKATKPTASASEWCDVHYEPGRGPRLAVPQVEDARSGGTAGGPSGGGWIWVNLWATWCGPCLREMPLITRWMEALKRDGVAVDLWFLSIDEEPAVLRSFLAERPTITPYNSLRLSRQETLRPWLGSLGLPPDTAIPVNVLAGPGGAVRCVRTGAINDGHYPTIREILGDR
- a CDS encoding IgGFc-binding protein codes for the protein MKIWMTLAGSFVIASLAAGCEGAGNVGGGDADADTDADTDADTDTDTDADTETETDPDAGTDTDTGYDGPVIPTTCEEAAAAMTSVGCDFFVADVDNWDACDPETYAVVVSNPQEDQDAVVTLEDGVDGVIYTVTLVPGQLDIIEVACSSACLVSPHQLEIQGIGLAAGFRLTSDVPVLAYQWNPYGIELYSTDASLLIPRTSLDGTYIVAAWGHGPGATWPQLTSQVTVVATEDDTQISFIPATDVPSLNGVGPFVAGVETVAYSLDAFDVISLSPTTLDADLTGTAVLADKPVVVFGGHSCANVPSGAYAACDHVEEQILPLAAWGTSTVLARHMARGTCTGDQDPVRWRVIAGADGMTVFFDPPVPAPVGGSHTFAQQGELLEFDAPGDYLAWGTFDTPEDPAHPEAPFFAYQLMMGVDYAGGCNGGDGDPMMLQSPPAGQFLNRYTFNTDNVFDFRYDHIIVVREAGVEITLDCLGPLPDGAFEAVGSASEWEVGRFLIDNPENSTGCLDGTHSIASDEPFGLSVVGVSPANSYGYLGGVGVRVINPNPIIE
- a CDS encoding YbhB/YbcL family Raf kinase inhibitor-like protein, with the protein product MSKMTITSTAFAEGKEIPAKHTCQGEDSSPPLAWSAVPAGAKSLALIVDDPDAPDPKAPKMTWVHWVLYNLPTAASGLPEGAKELPAGARSGSNDWKRTGYGGPCPPIGRHRYFHKLYALDVVLPDLGAATKAELLRAMEGHIIAEAALVGTYQKR
- a CDS encoding zinc ribbon domain-containing protein translates to MPIYEFKCKRCGSDFEELVFGSAEGVACPRCESIDVDRLMSAFAFKSGEKFTPSSGSSGCSSCHSSSCSSCKH
- a CDS encoding Ig-like domain-containing protein, whose protein sequence is MRTKWMLGVVFAIAAAAAIGCDEDGSSGPSDTEQEDLENPAVTMDNVLSYQGVSGTFGVEVTATDDVGIATVELLVDGEVAASSTADPFTVSWDTTALADGSILPISVRAVDTADKIAETEPVTVVVVNNGYVVEFTDEFGGTISIPADYDGTQEVDVKHHWNAPSAASRILGIVLFTIGDGQAEWGAGLDIGTGYCPDSGELLDSMVQILDGSPVVFDSQPEGGYPGDDQMMFFHIRPANPTDHLGDSMGYEIHAYAFD